In Ruminiclostridium josui JCM 17888, the genomic window CCAGCCCCAGCAGTGCATGATCCTTGACCACCATGAGTCCCGCAATGAGAATGGTGGACTGCAGGAAAGCGGCCAGACACAGGCCGACAATCTGCTTGCACCAGCTGACGAAGCCGTCAAGATACCCGCGCGGGACGGAAAACATATACAAGCTGCCTACAGCAATCTGGATGAGCAGAATGCCTCCGCGCTTTAAGTTTGCGAAAAAGACCTTGATCACCGCGTATCCCATGAGGATGAGAATGAAGATCAGCATAATGGGGTTGGTGATCGCTCCCATGCCGCCAAACACCCCGGCATTAGCCGCGTTTTCAAGACTTCCCGCGGCACTCAGTTGATTGATGATGTTGGCGGCGACAGTGTCGATGCCCGTTCCCAGACCAGTGATTCCCGCCGTGAGACTGCTCTGCAGGGATATGGACAGCTTGTAAAGCTCTATCGGCACAGTGGAAAACAGCCCGACAGCCATAAAGCCCTTGATGGCGTTTATGGCGGCGTCCTTGATGCTTCCGCGGCCAGCCTGGTACTCAATGCCGCATTCAAAGGCAGAGACTATGAGTCCGGTTCCATAGAGCATCCAAGCCAGATAAACAAAAAACAGGACGATGGATTGTACCCAGTTCATTTCGAACAGGTCAGCGCCCATATTTCCCATGGCCGCGAAAAAGTTGCCGAGAAAGCCGATGATCTGGCCGTAGATCCAGTCAACGATCTGACCAAGCACGGTGTCGGCGACAAAATCCCATATAAACATGGGTGTTCACCTCCTTCAGGATAAAAAAATAGAGAGCCTGTCATCACACAGACTCCCAAAAGCTGCTTTATTTACATGCCTTGCATAGTCATTCCCTTTTCGTTATGACCGGGTTGCTCCATATCCAGCATTGGCTCCCGGAATACGTTCAAGTAATCATTAACAGCCCCGGAGATCTGATCGTAATCCGCTTTTGTGGGTTTGTAGACATACCATTCGATTTTGTCCCCATACTTCCATATATACGGGGCGATACCATCCCTGAAGTTTGGGTTGCTGACCATTTTCCTGCCGAGCAGGTCGGAGAATCTCAGCGTGAGGGCATCTACCGGACCGTCGTTGCGATTTATTACTTGCCTTTATTGCTTCGTAATGGTCAGCAATACCCAGCGTGACGAACTCAATCCTGACACGGAGATTGTCAGTGAGCTTGCCGAATAAAGCTCTTCCGACGAACCTTTTATCAGTGATATTAGTGTCATTTCCGAACAGCCTGCGCAGCTCCTGTTCAAAGTAATTCATAGCTTTACCTCCTACATTCCAAGTATCTGCCAGTCAATGCTTGCATAAAGATGGCGAGTGGATTTCGACTTAACATATTTTATTTTTCATATAAGACAGCCATATCGTTTATTCTACGCTTTATTTCTGCACGGATGTGCAACGGCTCTAAGCACTCGCATTTATTTCCCAAACTAAGAAGAATATCAAAATGATAATCGTTCTCTATAAAAGGAAATTCCACAATATAATGCTCATCGCCATCGGGAGTCAATTCTTCATAAGCACAATAATCAAGAATCCTATCTATCACAGCTTTATGAATACGGATTTTAATTTTTGTTTGCATTGTTTCTAAAGTATCCGCAAATTCTAAAATCGGCCTCTGATAATCTCGTGGTATAAAAGTTTCCACTTGCATTTCAAGATTTGATATGCGAGATAGTTTAAATAAGCGATAATCACTCCTCTTATGGCAGTACCCTTGGAAGTACCAATGGCTATTTTTGAGTACAAGCTGATACGGCTCAACTATTCGTGCAGTCTTATTTCCGTGGTGAGCTGAGTATTGGAACGAAACCAATTTACTTTCCTGTAATGCTGTTTTGATTGTTTCCAAATACGGCCCTATATTTCTGTTACCTATCCACGGGCTTAAATCTATATGGATTTGGTTTGCTTTTAATTCTATCTCTTTCGCTTTATCGGCTGGAATAAAGCTCTTGACTTTTGCAAGGGCATTTACCAATTCATCACCTCGTACTGTGCTTGAAAGGCTGGAAAGCCCCATTAAGAGAGCAGAAAGATCAGCAGTGGAAAAAACCTTTTTATCAAGCTTATAGTTCCGCATAATTTCAAAACCGCCACCCACTCCCGATATGGAGCAGACAGGAATACCTGCCATATTGATTGTCTCTATATCACGGTAAATTGTGCGAGGTGAAACTTCAAACATATCCGCCAATTCCTGTGCACCTATCCGTTCTTTATCGAGAAGTATCATAATCATACTTACAAGTCTGTCTATTTTCATTGAACCAATATTCTCCCTTTTAATTGTTGCCATACTATTGTCAACAATTATATGATACACTAAAAAAACAAACAAAACAATATTACAAAACAAGCGGAGGAAAGTTATGATTACAATGTATATTTATATTCTTGATACTTTAGCCGACTGGGAATTGGGATATGTAACTTCGGAGCTGAATTCTGGTCGCTTTTTCAAAAAGGATGCACAGCGTATATCCCTTAAAACGGTAAGCTGCTCTAAGGAGCCAATCCGTACAATGGGCGGACTGACTATTGTCCCAGATTGCTTGATTGACGATATGGTTGTGAACGAAACAAGTGTATTGCTATTGCCGGGTGCAAATACTTGGAGCGACCCAAAGCATGGAACTATTATCAAAAAAGTAAGTGAATTCCTTTCTGTAGGTGCCTTGGTGGGTGCAATCTGCGGAGCCACTGCTGCGCTTGCCAATGTTGGACTTTTGGATAAGCGTCCACACACCAGTAATGGAGAAGGTTTTCTTGAAATGGTTTCTCCCTGCTATAAAGGCCAGAGTTTTTATATGGATGATTCTTCTGTAGCCGATAACAACCTCATTACCGCCGGTTCTACCGGAGGCTTATTGTGGGCAAAGCAAATCATTGAGCATTTAGGTGTATTTCAATCAGATACACTGGAGGCTTGGTATAACTATTTCAGTAACGGTAAGCCTGAACATTTCTTTGCCCTGATGCAGACTTTGCCATCTAACAATGAAAATTGATACACATTTGTCTTAAACAGAATAGTTATTATATCCGTATGAAATTGGAGACAGCCTTGCTTGATAGAGCAAGGCTGTCCTCGTTATATTTTCACCGTCACATCCCAAGTATAGTCCAGAGTATCCTTGCATTAGGTCGGTGAACGGATTTTAATTTTCATAAACAGCGCTTCCTTTCATATTGACATTTTTTGATGTGAAGCATATACTATATCATATCAAGATAATTTGATGTGAGGTGATAAACGTTGGAGCTTACTCCGGAGAAGAACGCTAATGTATTTAAGGCATTTTGCGATGAAAAGCGGCTTGCCATTTTGGAACTGCTGCGCAGCGGTGAAAAATGCGCCTGCGTGCTCATTGATCAAATGGAAATCGGTCAGTCCTCCTTGTCCTATCACATGAAGATTTTATGTGAATCGGGTATTGTCGAAAGCAGACAGGAAGGCAAATGGACACATTATAAAATCAGTGAACAGGGCAGCCACGAGGCCATGCTCCTGTTAAAAGCAATTACCACCCCCAATGCAACCGCTGAAGATACTCGTTGTTGCAATCAATAACGGCCATCTGATGGAAGATGGCTTTTATTCGGCACAACATATCAAGTTTTTTTGATATGACTATTGAATTTAAGAAAGAGAGGCGCTTACCCTATGGAGATCCTTCAAAATACGTGGCTGTTCTTTCAAGACCAAGTGCTTGGAATGAAATGGCTCAACGCCCTAATCGGTAATCTGCTCTCGTTGTTCGGTCTTGATGTAACAGGACGAATTGGTGGCAGCGTTCAATTCTTTATCTATGATGTACTAAAAATCACCGTACTGCTCTGCGTGCTGATTTTCATCATCTCGTACATTCAAAGCTACTTCCCGCCGGAACGAAGCAAGAAAATTATGAGCCGCTTTCACGGCGTGTGGGCAAATATCATGGCAGCACTGCTTGGCACGGTAACGCCTTTTTGCTCTTGCTCCTCCATACCTCTGTTCATTGGATTTACCAGTGCCGGACTGCCCCTTGGCGTGACTTTTTCCTTTCTGATTTCCTCACCCATGGTAGACCTCGGGTCGCTCGTTCTGCTCATGAGCATCTTTGGCACAAAGGTCGCTATCGTCTATGTCGTTGTGGGCCTGGTTATCGCGGTCGTTGGCGGTACGCTGATTGAAAAACTTCACATGGAAAACTATGTGGAAGAATTCATTCGCTCGGCAAGCGGCGTAGATATTGAATCGCCTGACTTAACCCGCAAAGAGCGTGTCATTTACGCCAAGGATCAGGTGGTGTCAACCTTCAAAAAAGTTCTGCCGTACATTCTGGTTGGCGTGGGCATCGGAGCTATCATCCACAACTGGATTCCTGAAAGCTGGATTGAGATGGTGCTTGGCAGCAATAATCCTTTTGGGGTAGTGCTGGCAACTCTGCTTGGCGTTCCCATGTACGCTGACATTTTCGGCACGATTCCGGTGGCCGAAGCGCTGCTCTACAAAGGCGCGCAGCTTGGTACGGTTCTCTCCTTTATGATGGCAGTCACAACGCTTTCCCTGCCCTCCATCATCATGCTGCGCAAGGCGGTAAAGCCGAAGCTGTTGGGCACATTTATTGCCATCTGCACCATCGGCATTATCATTGTTGGCTATCTGTTTAATATTTTCCAGTATCTACTGGTTTAATGGGAGGGAAAGAGAATGGCTAAAAACTGGTATCCAGTCATCGATTATCTTGCTTGCACTGAATGCGGAACCTGCGTGGATTTTTGCTCCCACAGTGTTTATAACAAAGCAAAAGCCCCGTCCCCTGTGGTGATGCAACCCGGAAACTGCATTGACCGTTGCCACGGCTGCGGCAACAAGTGTCCGGCAGGCGCCATCTCCTATGTAGGCGACGATACTGGCTGGACACCGCCAAACGGCGAATGCAGTGCAAAAAAAAGCGTAGATTGCTGCCGCGGCGGGACTTGTGAGGAGGATTCCTCCAAGGCTGTGCTTGTGGAATATCTCTATCTTGATCTCAATACCTGTGACCGCTGTATCGGCGCCGATGCGGTACTGGAAGAAGTTTTGGGCAGTATCGCGCCCGCTCTGGAGGCTGCCGGATATACCATGCGGCTTCAAAAGGTACAGATCGCCACAAAAGAACTGGCGGAGCACTACCGATTCCTTGCGTCGCCCACCATTCGTGTAAATGGGCAGGATATCTGCGGACCTGTTGCGGAAAACACCTGCGGCTGCTGTGGTGAAATCAGCGGAACCGATGTGACCTGTCGTACCTTTGCATACAAAGGTCAAGCCTATGAAGTACCGCCCAAAGCCATGCTGGCCGAAGGAATTCTAAGAGCTGTGCTCGGCATGGTGCAGCCCGTTTGTGACTGCGGCGAGTATTCACTTCCAGAAAATCTCAAAAACTTCTTTGAGGGAAAAGCTGTGAAGACCGGTTGCTGCCCTGAAGGTACTTGCGGATGAGTAAACAAAGGATATAAAAACAGTTATTCCACTTTTGATTTTCGCCGTCATTGCCGAGATTGACCTTTACGGTTTTGGGTATCCTTGCGGCCACGGCGGGCAGCCTTGTATGGAGTGTTTTGCTACTGCTGCTCTATTTCATTGGGCACGGCATTCTCGCCGTGATTGCGGAGCCTTCCATGGGCTTTGCCCAAAAGCTCTCCCAAAGCGAGAAGTATGGAAAAGCCAGCGCTATTTTGAAAATCGTCATGGGCGCGGTGATCCTGCTCATCGGTTTCTATTTGTTATATTCAGGTTTCTAATCATGAATTTAAGGAGGTTTTTATTATGGCATTGTTTGGTTTTGGTAAAAAGAAAAATGCAGAGGAAGAATTGGTGCAGTGTGGTTGCGGGGAAATGTGCAAGCCCTCCGAAATTGCCGCAAAGAAAGCTGACGAAGAAGCAAAAGCAAAAAACTCCGGTTGCTGCTGTGGCGGTGACTGCAATACAGAAACGATTGCGGAAGCCGAAAAAGCAAAAGTGAGCGGTTCATCCGTCAAGGTGCTTGGCTCGGGCTGTGCAAAGTGCAATCAACTGGAAGCGGCTACCTTGGAAGCGCTCAAAGAGCTTGGCATGGATGCCACCATTGACCATGTGACAGACTTTACACAGATCGCTGCTTACGGTGTGATGACAACTCCTGCATTGGTTGTGGACGGCAAGGTCGTTTCCTTTGGAAAGGTTTTAAAAAAGGACGAGGTCGTTAAAATCCTGCAAAAAGTACGGGGGTAAATTTATGGCAAAGGAAAAATCACAAAGCATTGGCTTCTTTCAAAAATACCTGACCGTGTGGGTTGCTCTCTGTATGACGGCAGGTGTTTTAATTGGTAAACTTTTACCTGCCGTTCCTGCATTTTTAGGCCGTTTTGAGTATGCCAGAGTTTCTATTCCGGTCGCCATCCTCATTTGGGTGATGATTTATCCCATGATGATGAAGGTGAATTTCCAGAGCGTCAAAAATGTGGGGAAAAACCCAAAGGGGTTATTCGTCACATGGGTGACAAACTGGCTCATCAAGCCGTTCACCATGTACGGTATCGCCGCGCTATTTTTCTATGTGGTTTTTAAGGGCTTGATTGCCCCTGACCTCGCCAAGGAGTATCTGGCGGGTGCAGTACTCTTGGGTGCGGCACCCTGCACAGCGATGGTGTTCGTCTGGAGCACGCTCACCAAAGGAAACCCTGCCTACACCGTAGTACAGGTAGCAACCAACGATTTGATTATTCTGGTTGCCTTTGTGCCGATTGTGAAATTCCTACTGGGCGTTTCCAACGTGTCCGTGCCATGGGACACGCTGATTTTATCGGTCATTTTATTTGTAGTCATTCCGCTTGCGGGCGGTATTCTGACCCGTGTGCTGGTGACAAATCGCAAGGGCACAGAGTATTTTGAAAACACCTTTGTCCATAAATTTGATAATGCCACCAGCATTGGTCTGCTGCTCACTTTGGTATTGCTGTTTTCCTTCCAAGGTGATGTGATTTTGAATAATCCGCTGCACATTCTACTCATTGCTGTGCCGCTTGTTTTGCAAACTTTCCTTATTTTCTTCATCGCTTATTTTGCTTGCAAATGGCTGAAGCTGCCCCATGATATTGCCGCCCCTGCGGGGATGATTGGCGCGTCCAACTTCTTTGAACTGTCGGTCGCTGTGGCGATTGCATTGTTTGGTACTACTTCACCGGCGGCTCTTGCCACCGTAGTTGGCGTGCTGACCGAGGTGCCGGTGATGCTGTTGCTTGTAAAAATCGCCAACAAAACGAAAGGATGGTTTCCAGTATGAGCAAACCTAAAGTAGCATTTATCTGCGTACACAACTCCTGCCGCAGCCAAATTGCCGAAGCACTGGG contains:
- a CDS encoding ArsR/SmtB family transcription factor, which gives rise to MELTPEKNANVFKAFCDEKRLAILELLRSGEKCACVLIDQMEIGQSSLSYHMKILCESGIVESRQEGKWTHYKISEQGSHEAMLLLKAITTPNATAEDTRCCNQ
- the arsB gene encoding ACR3 family arsenite efflux transporter, translating into MAKEKSQSIGFFQKYLTVWVALCMTAGVLIGKLLPAVPAFLGRFEYARVSIPVAILIWVMIYPMMMKVNFQSVKNVGKNPKGLFVTWVTNWLIKPFTMYGIAALFFYVVFKGLIAPDLAKEYLAGAVLLGAAPCTAMVFVWSTLTKGNPAYTVVQVATNDLIILVAFVPIVKFLLGVSNVSVPWDTLILSVILFVVIPLAGGILTRVLVTNRKGTEYFENTFVHKFDNATSIGLLLTLVLLFSFQGDVILNNPLHILLIAVPLVLQTFLIFFIAYFACKWLKLPHDIAAPAGMIGASNFFELSVAVAIALFGTTSPAALATVVGVLTEVPVMLLLVKIANKTKGWFPV
- a CDS encoding permease; amino-acid sequence: MEILQNTWLFFQDQVLGMKWLNALIGNLLSLFGLDVTGRIGGSVQFFIYDVLKITVLLCVLIFIISYIQSYFPPERSKKIMSRFHGVWANIMAALLGTVTPFCSCSSIPLFIGFTSAGLPLGVTFSFLISSPMVDLGSLVLLMSIFGTKVAIVYVVVGLVIAVVGGTLIEKLHMENYVEEFIRSASGVDIESPDLTRKERVIYAKDQVVSTFKKVLPYILVGVGIGAIIHNWIPESWIEMVLGSNNPFGVVLATLLGVPMYADIFGTIPVAEALLYKGAQLGTVLSFMMAVTTLSLPSIIMLRKAVKPKLLGTFIAICTIGIIIVGYLFNIFQYLLV
- a CDS encoding type 1 glutamine amidotransferase family protein — translated: MITMYIYILDTLADWELGYVTSELNSGRFFKKDAQRISLKTVSCSKEPIRTMGGLTIVPDCLIDDMVVNETSVLLLPGANTWSDPKHGTIIKKVSEFLSVGALVGAICGATAALANVGLLDKRPHTSNGEGFLEMVSPCYKGQSFYMDDSSVADNNLITAGSTGGLLWAKQIIEHLGVFQSDTLEAWYNYFSNGKPEHFFALMQTLPSNNEN
- a CDS encoding conjugal transfer protein TrbL family protein; translated protein: MFIWDFVADTVLGQIVDWIYGQIIGFLGNFFAAMGNMGADLFEMNWVQSIVLFFVYLAWMLYGTGLIVSAFECGIEYQAGRGSIKDAAINAIKGFMAVGLFSTVPIELYKLSISLQSSLTAGITGLGTGIDTVAANIINQLSAAGSLENAANAGVFGGMGAITNPIMLIFILILMGYAVIKVFFANLKRGGILLIQIAVGSLYMFSVPRGYLDGFVSWCKQIVGLCLAAFLQSTILIAGLMVVKDHALLGLGLMLSAGEVPRIAGAFGLDTSTKGNLMSAVYTAQTAVNITRTVVKAVAAK
- a CDS encoding thioredoxin family protein; translated protein: MCKPSEIAAKKADEEAKAKNSGCCCGGDCNTETIAEAEKAKVSGSSVKVLGSGCAKCNQLEAATLEALKELGMDATIDHVTDFTQIAAYGVMTTPALVVDGKVVSFGKVLKKDEVVKILQKVRG
- a CDS encoding helix-turn-helix transcriptional regulator: MKIDRLVSMIMILLDKERIGAQELADMFEVSPRTIYRDIETINMAGIPVCSISGVGGGFEIMRNYKLDKKVFSTADLSALLMGLSSLSSTVRGDELVNALAKVKSFIPADKAKEIELKANQIHIDLSPWIGNRNIGPYLETIKTALQESKLVSFQYSAHHGNKTARIVEPYQLVLKNSHWYFQGYCHKRSDYRLFKLSRISNLEMQVETFIPRDYQRPILEFADTLETMQTKIKIRIHKAVIDRILDYCAYEELTPDGDEHYIVEFPFIENDYHFDILLSLGNKCECLEPLHIRAEIKRRINDMAVLYEK
- a CDS encoding DUF2703 domain-containing protein → MAKNWYPVIDYLACTECGTCVDFCSHSVYNKAKAPSPVVMQPGNCIDRCHGCGNKCPAGAISYVGDDTGWTPPNGECSAKKSVDCCRGGTCEEDSSKAVLVEYLYLDLNTCDRCIGADAVLEEVLGSIAPALEAAGYTMRLQKVQIATKELAEHYRFLASPTIRVNGQDICGPVAENTCGCCGEISGTDVTCRTFAYKGQAYEVPPKAMLAEGILRAVLGMVQPVCDCGEYSLPENLKNFFEGKAVKTGCCPEGTCG